A single genomic interval of Neisseria leonii harbors:
- a CDS encoding ABC transporter ATP-binding protein — MMDRIFRWFESRIEIYPEALPAADGRGLLRFIWSGMEGVRGWILVLAVMTAGNGMVEALLFQFMGKLVDWLTAYTPQTLWAEKGGLLLGMAAVLVFSVLWHFAATNVRLQTLQGAFPMRLRWNFHRLMLGQSLGFYQDEFAGRVSAKVMQTALAVRDVVMTAADMVVYVGVYFITSGVILVSLDAWLLLPFVCWLAAFGTIMRFVIPRLAQTAQRQADARSLMTGRITDAYSNIATVKLFSHGAREAKYAKQSMQEFMVTVYAQMRLATTLDILCYIVNISLTLSTAALGVWLWHQGQVGVGAVVAATAMALRVNGLSQYIMWESARLFENIGTVNDGMRTLSKPHTITDKPGALPLSITHGEIRFQDIDFGYEAGRNVLHNFNLTIRAGEKVGLIGRSGAGKSTIVNMLLRFYEPQNGRITIDGQDIREVTQESLRAQIGLVTQDTGLLHRSVRDNIIYGRPEAGEAEMISAAERAEAADFIPALSDAKGRRGYDAHVGERGVKLSGGQRQRIAIARVMLKDAPILLLDEATSALDSEVEAAIQDSLDKMMADKTVIAIAHRLSTIAAMDRLIVLDKGRIVEAGSHAELLAKKGLYASLWARQSGGFLSADD, encoded by the coding sequence ATGATGGACAGAATATTCCGCTGGTTTGAATCCCGCATCGAAATCTATCCCGAAGCGCTGCCGGCAGCCGATGGACGCGGCCTGCTGCGCTTTATCTGGTCGGGCATGGAGGGCGTGCGCGGCTGGATTCTGGTGCTGGCGGTGATGACGGCGGGCAACGGCATGGTTGAAGCCTTGCTGTTTCAGTTTATGGGCAAACTGGTGGACTGGCTGACGGCGTACACGCCGCAGACGCTGTGGGCGGAGAAAGGCGGCCTGCTTCTCGGTATGGCGGCGGTGCTGGTGTTTTCCGTACTGTGGCACTTTGCTGCCACCAATGTGCGGTTGCAAACCTTGCAGGGCGCGTTTCCGATGCGGCTGCGCTGGAATTTCCACCGCCTGATGCTGGGGCAGAGCCTGGGTTTTTATCAGGACGAATTTGCCGGGCGTGTGTCGGCCAAAGTGATGCAGACGGCCTTGGCTGTGCGCGATGTGGTGATGACCGCAGCCGATATGGTGGTGTATGTCGGTGTGTATTTTATTACGTCGGGCGTGATTCTCGTCTCGCTTGATGCATGGCTGCTGCTGCCGTTTGTCTGCTGGCTGGCCGCGTTCGGCACCATTATGCGTTTCGTGATCCCGCGTCTGGCGCAAACCGCGCAAAGGCAGGCTGATGCGCGCAGCCTGATGACTGGCCGCATTACCGATGCCTATTCCAATATCGCCACGGTCAAGCTGTTTTCCCACGGTGCGCGCGAAGCCAAATACGCCAAGCAGTCGATGCAGGAGTTTATGGTAACCGTGTACGCGCAGATGCGGCTGGCCACCACGCTCGACATTCTCTGCTACATCGTCAATATTTCGCTCACACTCTCCACCGCCGCCTTGGGCGTCTGGCTGTGGCATCAGGGGCAGGTCGGTGTGGGTGCGGTGGTGGCGGCTACGGCGATGGCGCTGCGGGTCAACGGCTTGTCGCAATACATCATGTGGGAGTCTGCGCGCCTGTTTGAAAACATCGGCACGGTCAATGACGGTATGCGCACGCTGTCCAAACCGCATACCATCACCGACAAACCCGGTGCGCTGCCTTTGAGCATCACACATGGCGAAATCCGCTTTCAGGACATCGACTTCGGCTACGAAGCGGGGCGCAACGTGCTGCACAACTTCAACCTGACGATACGTGCGGGCGAAAAAGTCGGCCTGATCGGCCGCAGCGGTGCGGGCAAGTCCACCATCGTCAATATGCTGCTGCGCTTTTACGAACCGCAGAACGGCCGCATTACGATAGACGGTCAAGACATCCGTGAGGTAACTCAGGAGAGCCTGCGCGCGCAGATCGGCTTGGTAACGCAGGACACCGGACTGCTGCACCGTTCGGTGCGCGACAACATCATCTACGGCCGCCCCGAAGCGGGCGAGGCGGAAATGATTTCGGCGGCCGAGCGTGCCGAAGCGGCGGACTTTATCCCCGCCCTGTCCGATGCCAAAGGGCGGCGCGGCTACGATGCCCATGTCGGCGAGCGCGGCGTGAAACTGTCCGGCGGCCAGCGGCAGCGCATCGCCATTGCGCGGGTGATGCTGAAAGACGCGCCGATTCTGCTGCTGGACGAAGCCACCAGCGCGCTCGATTCCGAAGTGGAGGCGGCCATTCAGGACAGTTTGGACAAGATGATGGCGGACAAAACCGTGATTGCCATCGCCCACCGCTTATCCACCATTGCCGCAATGGACCGTCTGATTGTGCTGGATAAAGGCCGCATCGTGGAAGCGGGCAGTCATGCCGAGCTGCTGGCGAAGAAAGGGCTGTATGCGTCTTTGTGGGCGCGCCAGAGTGGCGGCTTTTTGAGTGCGGATGATTAA
- a CDS encoding TIGR01621 family pseudouridine synthase codes for MFEMVFRHRDFVLIDKAAGVSVHSGENGSLTAAVAAAAGVPRVWLVHRLDKPTSGLLLLALNAEAAGVFGRMFAQRQVAKTYLALSPDRPKKKQGRIRGGMAKARGGAWKLTRGRDNEAVTDFHTAPFSDGLRWFVLRPQTGRTHQLRVAMKSLGSPILGDTLYGGRAAERLFLHAAVLAFEYGGEKFVFRRLPAPPWPPLPDALRTPAADLPSAT; via the coding sequence GTGTTTGAGATGGTTTTCCGCCACCGTGATTTTGTGCTGATTGACAAGGCGGCCGGCGTGTCGGTGCACAGCGGTGAAAACGGCAGCCTGACGGCGGCGGTGGCCGCTGCGGCCGGAGTGCCGCGCGTCTGGCTGGTGCACCGTTTGGACAAACCGACAAGCGGCCTGCTGCTGTTGGCACTCAATGCCGAAGCGGCGGGTGTGTTCGGCCGGATGTTTGCACAGCGGCAGGTGGCGAAAACCTATCTCGCGCTCAGCCCCGACCGGCCGAAAAAGAAGCAGGGCAGGATACGCGGCGGCATGGCGAAAGCGCGCGGCGGGGCATGGAAACTGACCCGAGGGCGTGACAACGAAGCGGTTACCGACTTTCACACCGCGCCGTTTTCAGACGGCCTGCGCTGGTTTGTGCTGCGGCCGCAGACGGGGCGCACCCATCAATTGCGGGTGGCGATGAAAAGTCTGGGCAGCCCGATTTTGGGCGATACGCTTTACGGCGGGCGGGCAGCGGAACGGCTGTTTTTGCACGCGGCCGTATTGGCGTTTGAATACGGCGGCGAAAAATTTGTTTTCCGCCGCCTGCCGGCCCCGCCGTGGCCGCCGCTGCCCGATGCGTTACGCACACCGGCGGCGGATTTACCGAGTGCAACTTAA
- a CDS encoding TMEM165/GDT1 family protein, with protein MEAFWYSTAGVLFAEIGDKTQLLALFLAARFPQKKAVIAGILAATLLNHAVSAVFGAWLAQTVPPGVVKWLVGLSFIAVGLWLLVPDKDGGGDDGRWLKYGAFAATAVLFFLAEIGDKTQIATVLLAAKYQAAFAVMCGSTLGLMLANVPAVYLGDALLRRIPAQTVRRIACAVFCLLGVLTLAGGSLVLG; from the coding sequence ATGGAAGCGTTTTGGTATTCGACCGCCGGTGTGCTGTTTGCCGAAATCGGCGACAAAACCCAATTGCTCGCGCTGTTTCTGGCCGCGCGTTTCCCGCAGAAAAAAGCGGTGATTGCCGGTATTTTGGCTGCAACCCTGCTCAATCATGCCGTTTCGGCGGTGTTCGGTGCGTGGCTGGCTCAGACTGTGCCGCCCGGTGTGGTGAAATGGCTGGTGGGTTTGAGCTTTATCGCGGTCGGACTGTGGCTGCTGGTGCCGGACAAAGACGGCGGCGGGGACGATGGCCGCTGGCTCAAATACGGCGCATTTGCCGCTACGGCCGTGCTGTTTTTTCTGGCCGAAATCGGCGACAAAACCCAGATTGCCACGGTGCTGCTGGCGGCCAAATATCAGGCGGCGTTTGCCGTGATGTGCGGCAGCACGCTGGGGTTGATGCTGGCCAATGTGCCGGCGGTATATCTGGGCGACGCGCTGTTGCGGCGGATTCCGGCGCAAACCGTGCGCCGCATTGCCTGCGCGGTGTTTTGTCTGCTGGGTGTGCTGACGCTGGCGGGCGGCAGCTTGGTTTTGGGGTGA
- a CDS encoding CinA family protein codes for MEQIEAAMAKLAARLAQSGQTVAAAESCTGGLVAAALTELPGSSAWFHQGWVTYSNEAKQQQLGVRAETLAAFGAVSCETVAEMALGARRIACADWALAVSGIAGPGGGSAEKPVGTVYFALAGASGVQTRQCRFSGGRSAVRGQAAAFVLDWLSAVLDGQAVAGGGDSAYNTACS; via the coding sequence ATGGAACAGATTGAAGCGGCGATGGCTAAATTGGCCGCGCGGTTGGCACAAAGCGGCCAGACGGTAGCAGCGGCGGAGTCGTGCACCGGCGGACTGGTGGCCGCCGCACTGACTGAGCTGCCCGGCAGTTCGGCCTGGTTTCATCAGGGCTGGGTCACATACAGCAATGAGGCCAAGCAGCAACAGCTGGGCGTGCGCGCCGAAACGTTGGCGGCATTCGGAGCGGTCAGTTGTGAAACCGTTGCCGAAATGGCGCTCGGTGCGCGGCGGATTGCCTGTGCGGATTGGGCTTTGGCGGTCAGCGGCATTGCGGGGCCGGGCGGCGGTTCGGCGGAAAAACCGGTAGGGACGGTGTACTTCGCGCTGGCCGGTGCTTCGGGTGTGCAAACGCGCCAATGCCGTTTTTCAGGCGGCCGCAGTGCGGTACGCGGACAGGCGGCGGCATTTGTTTTGGACTGGCTCTCGGCCGTGCTGGACGGGCAGGCCGTTGCCGGCGGGGGCGATTCGGCATATAATACAGCCTGCTCTTAG
- the mutS gene encoding DNA mismatch repair protein MutS: MSKSPVSPMMQQYLGIKADHADKLLFYRMGDFYELFFDDAAEAAGLLDITLTTRGQMNGEPIQMAGVPYHAAEQYLARLVKMGRSVAICEQVGEVGAGKGPVERKVVRIVTPGTLTDAALLEDKETNRIAAVCTADKKQFGLAWASLQSGEFKVKLIAPAKLADELARLAAAEILLADRPSAPDILLPQANITRLNAWQFAADSGFALLTRYFGSQDLQGFGLNLEEHAAAIGAAGALLNYIRLTQSQLPAHLDGLSLETESQYIAMDAATRRNLELTATLGGKKSPTLFSVTDRCAGNMGSRLLAQWLHHPLRNRSHIRQRQGAVAALLNDAARVHGRLKNVADLERISARIAVGSARPRDLSALRDSLSELAGLTLPASPLLDTLGQTFPEGAAVAQMLHRAVLPEPAVWLRDGGVINTGYSAELDELRHIQSHGGEFLAALEARERERTGLSTLKVEFNRVHGFYIELSKIQAVSAPEDYQRRQTLKNAERFITPELKAFEDKVLTAQDNALALEKKLYDELLVRLQAELPLLQRTAKAAATLDVLCSFAVLAAEADYCAPEFVDYPCLEISDGRHPVVERQVAHFHANDTRLDHKHRLMLLTGPNMGGKSTYMRQVALIVLLAHAGAYVPAKAVKIGPVDQIFTRIGASDDLAGNRSTFMVEMSETAYILNHATEQSLVLVDEVGRGTSTFDGLALARAVAEHLLQKNRSFSLFATHYFELTALPEQYPAAVNRHLAALEEGRDIVFLHRIEPGPASKSYGIAVAKLAGLPARALKAAQQYLQQLESAAAQGQNQLDIFAERPSENAVSAVLPEAVRCLLDALDGIQPDHFSPREALDKLYEIKQWAQEAEDGTD, from the coding sequence ATGAGCAAATCCCCCGTTTCGCCCATGATGCAGCAGTATCTGGGCATCAAAGCCGACCATGCGGACAAGCTGCTGTTTTACCGTATGGGTGATTTTTACGAGCTGTTTTTCGATGATGCGGCCGAAGCGGCCGGACTGCTCGACATCACGCTCACCACGCGCGGCCAGATGAACGGCGAGCCGATTCAGATGGCCGGTGTGCCGTATCATGCCGCCGAACAGTATCTGGCGCGTCTGGTGAAAATGGGCCGGAGCGTCGCCATCTGCGAGCAGGTGGGCGAAGTGGGCGCGGGCAAAGGGCCGGTGGAGCGCAAGGTGGTGCGCATCGTTACCCCCGGCACGCTGACCGATGCCGCACTGTTGGAAGACAAGGAAACCAACCGCATTGCGGCCGTCTGTACGGCCGACAAAAAACAGTTCGGCCTGGCGTGGGCATCGCTGCAAAGCGGCGAGTTTAAGGTCAAGCTGATTGCACCGGCCAAGCTGGCCGACGAGCTGGCACGCCTGGCTGCCGCCGAAATCCTGCTGGCCGACCGGCCGTCCGCACCCGATATTCTGCTGCCGCAGGCCAATATCACGCGGCTGAATGCCTGGCAGTTTGCTGCCGACAGCGGGTTTGCTCTGCTGACGCGCTATTTCGGCAGTCAGGATTTGCAGGGTTTCGGCCTGAATCTGGAAGAACACGCCGCCGCCATCGGTGCGGCGGGCGCGCTGCTCAACTATATCCGGCTGACCCAGTCGCAACTGCCCGCCCATCTGGACGGGCTGTCGCTGGAAACCGAATCGCAGTACATCGCGATGGATGCGGCCACGCGGCGCAATCTGGAACTGACCGCCACGCTCGGCGGCAAAAAATCGCCCACCCTGTTTTCCGTTACCGACCGCTGTGCGGGCAATATGGGCAGCCGCCTGCTGGCGCAATGGCTGCACCACCCCCTGCGCAACCGCAGCCATATCCGTCAGCGGCAGGGTGCGGTGGCGGCTTTGCTGAACGATGCCGCGCGCGTGCATGGCCGTCTGAAAAATGTGGCCGATTTGGAAAGAATCAGCGCGCGCATTGCCGTCGGCTCGGCCCGCCCGCGCGATTTGAGTGCTTTGCGCGACAGTTTGTCCGAGCTGGCCGGTCTCACGCTGCCCGCTTCGCCGCTGCTCGATACCTTGGGGCAGACGTTTCCCGAAGGCGCGGCGGTGGCGCAGATGCTGCACCGCGCCGTGCTGCCCGAACCGGCGGTGTGGCTGCGCGACGGCGGCGTCATCAATACCGGCTATTCGGCCGAATTGGACGAGCTGCGCCATATCCAAAGCCACGGCGGCGAGTTTCTGGCCGCGCTCGAAGCGCGCGAACGCGAACGCACGGGGCTGTCCACTTTGAAAGTCGAGTTTAACCGCGTTCACGGTTTCTATATCGAGCTGTCGAAAATCCAAGCCGTTTCCGCGCCCGAAGACTACCAGCGCCGCCAAACGCTGAAAAATGCCGAGCGGTTTATCACGCCCGAACTGAAAGCGTTTGAAGACAAGGTGCTGACGGCGCAGGACAACGCGCTGGCATTGGAGAAAAAACTTTATGACGAACTGCTGGTGCGCCTGCAAGCCGAACTGCCGCTGTTGCAGCGTACCGCCAAAGCCGCCGCCACACTCGATGTGCTGTGCAGTTTTGCCGTGCTGGCGGCCGAGGCGGACTATTGCGCGCCCGAATTTGTCGATTATCCGTGCCTCGAGATTTCAGACGGCCGCCACCCCGTAGTCGAGCGGCAGGTGGCGCATTTTCATGCCAACGATACCCGTCTGGACCACAAACACCGCCTGATGCTGCTCACCGGCCCCAATATGGGCGGCAAATCCACCTATATGCGCCAAGTCGCGCTGATTGTGCTGCTGGCGCACGCCGGTGCGTATGTACCGGCCAAGGCAGTGAAAATCGGCCCCGTCGATCAGATTTTTACCCGCATCGGTGCCAGCGACGATTTGGCGGGCAACCGCTCCACGTTTATGGTGGAAATGAGCGAAACGGCCTATATCCTGAACCATGCCACCGAACAGTCGCTGGTGTTGGTGGACGAAGTCGGGCGCGGCACGTCCACCTTTGACGGGTTGGCTCTGGCGCGGGCGGTTGCCGAACATTTGTTGCAGAAAAACCGCTCGTTCAGCCTGTTTGCCACCCACTATTTTGAACTGACCGCGCTGCCCGAGCAGTATCCGGCAGCGGTCAACCGCCATCTGGCTGCCTTGGAAGAGGGGCGCGATATTGTCTTTCTGCACCGAATCGAACCCGGCCCGGCCAGCAAAAGCTACGGCATTGCGGTGGCCAAGCTGGCCGGACTGCCCGCGCGCGCGCTCAAAGCCGCGCAACAGTATCTGCAGCAGTTGGAAAGTGCGGCCGCACAAGGGCAGAACCAATTGGATATTTTTGCCGAGCGGCCGTCTGAAAACGCAGTATCCGCCGTTTTGCCCGAAGCCGTCCGCTGCCTGCTCGATGCGCTGGACGGTATCCAGCCCGACCATTTCAGCCCGCGCGAAGCCTTGGATAAACTTTATGAAATCAAACAGTGGGCACAGGAGGCGGAAGATGGAACAGATTGA
- a CDS encoding Na+/H+ antiporter family protein, protein MNAVAAAVTVMLILSLCRLHVVLSLLLGALAGGLLAGMGLTETLTVFQRGLAGGAQIALSYALLGAFAVAIAHSGLPKMLADTITLRLNRSDTGSRIKWMLLILLAAVSIMSQNLIPIHIAFIPLLVPPLLPLFNRLQTDRRLLGCVMTFGLVTTYMFLPYGFGEIFLKQILLGNIAKSGMPVENINVMQAMAIPALGMTAGLLTAVFVSYRKPRAYRSGTVQAGTAADSGPPSRYRSLVALAAIAVSFGVQLFTDSLLLGALVGFAVFMAAGVVKWRDADNVFDSGVKMMAMIGFIMIAAQGFAEVMKETGAIAPLVESAASLFAGSKGMAALAMLAVGLLVTMGIGSSFSTLPIITAIYVPLCMGMGFSPLATVALIGTAGALGDAGSPASDSTLGPTAGLNADGQHNHMRDTVIPTFLHYNLPLTAAGWVAAMVL, encoded by the coding sequence ATGAATGCTGTTGCTGCTGCCGTTACTGTGATGCTGATTCTCTCTCTGTGCCGCCTGCACGTCGTACTCAGCCTGCTGCTGGGTGCGCTTGCAGGCGGGTTGCTTGCGGGCATGGGGCTGACTGAAACCCTGACCGTTTTCCAGCGCGGACTGGCAGGCGGCGCACAAATCGCACTCTCATATGCCCTCTTGGGCGCGTTTGCCGTGGCCATCGCCCATTCCGGCCTGCCCAAAATGCTGGCCGACACCATCACACTGCGCCTGAACCGGTCCGATACCGGCAGCAGAATCAAATGGATGCTGCTGATTCTGCTGGCGGCCGTCAGCATCATGAGCCAAAACCTGATTCCGATCCACATCGCCTTTATCCCGCTGCTGGTTCCGCCGCTGCTGCCGCTGTTCAACCGCCTGCAAACCGACCGCCGCCTGCTCGGCTGCGTGATGACTTTCGGCCTAGTTACCACCTATATGTTTCTGCCTTACGGTTTCGGCGAAATTTTTCTCAAACAGATTCTGCTGGGCAATATTGCCAAGTCCGGCATGCCGGTTGAAAACATCAACGTGATGCAGGCGATGGCCATTCCTGCACTGGGCATGACGGCCGGCCTTCTGACCGCCGTTTTTGTCAGCTACCGCAAACCGCGCGCCTACCGAAGCGGCACGGTACAGGCCGGAACAGCGGCCGACAGCGGGCCGCCTTCACGTTACCGCAGCTTGGTCGCACTGGCGGCCATTGCCGTTTCTTTCGGCGTACAGCTGTTTACCGACTCCCTGCTCTTAGGCGCACTGGTCGGATTTGCCGTCTTTATGGCCGCCGGCGTGGTGAAATGGCGCGATGCCGATAACGTGTTCGACAGCGGTGTGAAAATGATGGCGATGATCGGCTTTATCATGATTGCCGCACAGGGGTTTGCCGAAGTGATGAAGGAAACCGGCGCGATTGCGCCTTTGGTGGAATCGGCCGCTTCGCTGTTTGCGGGCAGCAAAGGCATGGCGGCACTGGCCATGCTGGCCGTCGGCCTGCTGGTCACGATGGGCATCGGTTCTTCATTTTCCACCCTGCCGATTATCACCGCCATTTATGTGCCGCTGTGTATGGGCATGGGCTTCTCGCCCTTGGCCACCGTCGCCCTCATCGGCACAGCCGGCGCGCTGGGCGATGCAGGTTCGCCCGCTTCCGACTCCACCCTCGGCCCCACGGCCGGTCTGAATGCCGACGGTCAGCACAACCATATGCGCGACACCGTTATCCCCACCTTCCTGCACTACAATCTGCCGCTGACGGCCGCAGGCTGGGTGGCGGCGATGGTACTGTAA
- a CDS encoding SlyX family protein yields MHAPDNDDDSRLTELEIRLALQDDLLQSLNDTVAALNRTVALQQAQLRLLYQKLQEKSADGGTEGFAPADEIPPHY; encoded by the coding sequence ATGCACGCCCCGGACAACGATGACGATAGCCGCCTGACCGAGCTGGAAATCCGTCTGGCACTGCAAGACGACCTGCTGCAAAGCCTCAACGATACCGTAGCGGCACTGAACCGTACCGTCGCCCTGCAACAGGCGCAACTGCGGCTGCTGTATCAGAAATTACAGGAAAAATCGGCCGACGGCGGCACAGAAGGCTTCGCCCCCGCCGACGAAATCCCGCCGCATTATTGA
- the prmA gene encoding 50S ribosomal protein L11 methyltransferase produces MPYQQATFAVGERFAEALSDALMAEGALSAAIEDAYAGTDEEQALFGEPGMPAEPVWQRSKIIALFDETADIEPLIRAAAETAGIEMPDYQVELLPEQDWVRLTQSQFEPIQISDRLWITPSWHDAPDTAAVNLQLDPGLAFGTGSHPTTHLCLQWLDNHLQGGERVLDYGCGSGILAIAALKLGAGSAVGVDIDPQAIAASNDNAAQNRVQAEFYLPDALPEGEFDLVVANILANPLRLLADMLAGRTRRGGRIVLSGLLEEQAAELGGIYSRWFDLAPAVTDNGWACLSGVKR; encoded by the coding sequence ATGCCCTACCAACAAGCCACATTCGCCGTGGGCGAACGCTTTGCCGAAGCCCTCTCCGATGCCTTAATGGCCGAAGGCGCACTCTCTGCCGCCATTGAAGACGCCTACGCCGGCACCGACGAAGAACAGGCTCTGTTCGGCGAACCGGGTATGCCCGCCGAACCCGTCTGGCAGCGCAGCAAAATCATCGCCCTCTTCGACGAAACCGCCGACATCGAACCGCTGATCCGCGCCGCCGCCGAAACAGCGGGCATCGAAATGCCCGATTATCAGGTCGAGCTTTTGCCCGAACAGGACTGGGTGCGCCTGACCCAATCGCAGTTCGAGCCGATTCAGATTTCCGACCGGCTGTGGATTACCCCTTCCTGGCACGACGCCCCCGACACCGCTGCCGTCAATCTGCAACTGGATCCCGGCCTGGCCTTCGGCACCGGCAGCCACCCTACCACCCATCTGTGCCTGCAATGGCTGGACAACCATCTGCAAGGCGGCGAACGCGTACTGGATTACGGCTGCGGCTCGGGCATTCTGGCCATTGCCGCCCTCAAACTGGGCGCGGGCAGTGCCGTGGGCGTGGACATCGACCCGCAGGCCATCGCCGCCAGCAACGACAACGCCGCCCAAAACCGCGTCCAAGCCGAATTTTATCTGCCTGACGCCCTGCCGGAAGGCGAATTCGACTTAGTCGTCGCCAATATTCTGGCCAATCCGCTGCGCCTGCTCGCCGACATGCTGGCCGGACGCACCCGCCGGGGCGGCCGCATCGTCCTTTCCGGCCTGCTCGAAGAACAGGCGGCGGAACTGGGCGGCATTTACAGCCGGTGGTTCGACCTCGCCCCCGCCGTTACCGACAACGGCTGGGCCTGTCTGAGCGGCGTGAAACGCTGA
- a CDS encoding DUF3100 domain-containing protein yields the protein MERKPDHTAGGERQIGQLLRDWRLHLLVLAIVVAAESVGKISFKVGVGSIVLLPLLYALVIGAALFFTPLVDRERSQNAEPVIVLGLGVLIAKIGIVIGPNIGKLAQMGPALLLQELGNFGTILLALPVAVWLGMKREAVGMVHSIGREPNVGLIASKYGFNSPEGRGVMAMYVFGTVFGAVFLGLLAAVLAAYTPLSPQALAMASGVGSGSMMAASSGSLIAAFPESEEQIIALAGASNLISTATGLYASLFVGLPLTEKLYGLLTRRHGGGQRAENH from the coding sequence ATGGAACGGAAACCGGACCATACGGCCGGCGGGGAACGGCAGATCGGGCAGCTGCTGCGCGACTGGCGGCTGCATCTTTTGGTTTTGGCGATTGTGGTGGCGGCCGAATCGGTCGGCAAAATCAGCTTCAAAGTCGGCGTCGGCTCAATCGTGCTGCTGCCGCTGCTGTATGCACTGGTCATCGGGGCGGCACTGTTTTTTACCCCGCTGGTGGACAGGGAGAGATCGCAGAATGCCGAACCGGTAATTGTGTTGGGCTTGGGCGTGCTGATTGCCAAAATCGGCATCGTCATCGGCCCCAATATCGGCAAACTGGCGCAGATGGGGCCCGCCCTGCTGTTACAGGAGTTGGGCAATTTCGGCACCATTCTGCTGGCTTTGCCGGTGGCGGTTTGGCTGGGTATGAAGCGCGAGGCCGTAGGCATGGTGCATTCCATCGGCCGCGAACCCAATGTCGGCCTGATTGCGTCCAAATACGGCTTCAATTCGCCCGAAGGACGCGGCGTGATGGCGATGTATGTGTTCGGGACGGTGTTCGGTGCGGTTTTTCTGGGACTGCTGGCCGCCGTACTGGCGGCTTACACGCCGCTCAGCCCGCAGGCCTTGGCGATGGCTTCGGGGGTGGGCAGCGGCAGCATGATGGCGGCTTCCAGCGGCTCGCTGATTGCCGCTTTCCCCGAGTCCGAAGAACAGATTATCGCGCTGGCCGGTGCGAGCAACCTGATTTCCACCGCCACCGGCCTGTATGCGAGCCTGTTTGTCGGCCTGCCTTTGACGGAAAAACTTTACGGCCTGCTGACCCGCAGGCATGGAGGAGGGCAACGTGCAGAAAATCATTGA
- a CDS encoding M20 family metallopeptidase, translating into MQIQLTEADKAYLARIRRTIHAKPELAFEEYETSALIQAELAASGIEVQTGFAGTGVVGILRGAADGPVIGLRADMDALPVAEQTGAAFSSTRAGVMHACGHDAHTAMLLTAARILARQRADWHGTVKFIFQPAEEMRAGGKKLIADGALRDPDIDCVYGFHVWPDLPAGVIGLRHGALMASMDAFEVVLTGIGGHGAAPHQGIDAMVGGAHLITALQSIAGRETDPLDAVVVSVGEMSAGRGSNIIAEQARILGNIRTVRPQTRRQVLAAFERIVGGVAAAFRLRHEIRYTADYPVTFNHDSHVDFARTAFQTAFGAESVRLLEQPSMASEDFAYYLEQVPGAFMFLGVGDGAGGSYKLHHECFLPSETALYHGVAAYLALVANGAAIPRGREQSGGAAQSA; encoded by the coding sequence ATGCAGATTCAATTGACCGAAGCGGACAAAGCCTATCTGGCGCGTATCCGCCGCACCATACACGCCAAGCCCGAGCTGGCATTTGAGGAATACGAAACTTCGGCACTGATACAGGCCGAATTGGCCGCTTCGGGTATCGAGGTACAGACGGGTTTTGCCGGTACCGGTGTGGTGGGCATTCTGCGCGGGGCGGCCGACGGGCCGGTCATCGGCCTGCGGGCGGATATGGATGCTTTGCCGGTTGCCGAACAGACCGGTGCGGCGTTCAGTTCCACCCGGGCGGGCGTGATGCACGCCTGCGGGCATGACGCGCATACGGCCATGCTGCTGACGGCGGCACGGATACTGGCACGGCAGCGGGCCGATTGGCACGGGACGGTGAAGTTTATCTTCCAGCCCGCCGAAGAAATGCGTGCGGGCGGCAAAAAACTGATTGCCGACGGTGCGCTGCGCGATCCCGATATCGATTGTGTTTACGGTTTCCATGTGTGGCCGGACCTGCCTGCGGGCGTGATCGGCCTGCGCCACGGGGCGCTGATGGCCAGTATGGACGCATTTGAAGTGGTGCTGACCGGCATCGGCGGGCACGGTGCGGCACCGCATCAGGGCATTGATGCCATGGTCGGCGGCGCGCATCTGATTACCGCGCTGCAAAGCATTGCCGGCCGCGAAACCGACCCGCTCGATGCCGTGGTGGTATCGGTCGGCGAGATGTCGGCGGGCAGGGGGTCGAATATCATTGCCGAACAAGCCAGAATCCTCGGCAATATCCGTACCGTCCGCCCGCAGACGCGCCGTCAGGTGCTGGCGGCCTTCGAGCGCATCGTGGGCGGTGTGGCGGCCGCGTTCCGCCTGCGGCACGAAATCCGTTATACCGCCGACTATCCGGTTACGTTCAACCACGACAGCCACGTCGATTTTGCCCGCACCGCGTTTCAGACGGCCTTCGGTGCAGAGTCGGTACGCCTGTTGGAGCAGCCGAGTATGGCGAGCGAGGATTTCGCCTATTATCTGGAACAGGTGCCGGGGGCGTTTATGTTTCTGGGCGTGGGCGACGGGGCGGGCGGCAGCTACAAACTGCACCACGAATGCTTTCTGCCGTCTGAAACGGCACTGTATCACGGGGTGGCGGCCTATTTGGCTTTGGTTGCCAACGGGGCGGCCATACCGCGCGGACGGGAGCAGTCCGGCGGCGCGGCACAGTCTGCCTGA